Within Treponema primitia ZAS-1, the genomic segment TATCTACCGTTGGAGGCGCAACGAAAATCCATCCTTCTTTTTCGAACTGTGGCCATTTTTCTCATACCCAAGATGCTCGGTCAGTTCAGCTTCCATCGTCCGCTCCACGAGCGCTTTCGTAAGCTGCTTCATGATCCCTTCGGGCCCATAAAAATCGCCAGGTCCATGATAGTCCTTCAGAATTGCATCCAGGACTTCTTTTGAAAAGGCCATACTTGCTCCTTCTAGATAGTATAGCCGTTTACACTAATTTTGTTACAAGTCCCGGAACGTCAATGGACAGATGGTCCTATTGACCACACAAAGATGCCAGGCACTAAAAATGTATAGTATTCCTCTTGTAAGGGACGCTACCAGTTGCCAGGTACCTTTCCTAAACGGTCCCTGGCGCTTTTCCAGGCGTTGCTCCCGTACTGCCCCAGCCGGGAGACTGTGGGATGGGCTCAATATCATAGGAATCCAATTTCTGGCGCATATTAAAATATTCAATACCGGGAACAATATCCATCAAGTGCATCCAATTTACGGTTAACATTCTCAAGCCAAAATAAAATTTGACAGGTTTGCAATGAATAAAATAGCGTTTTGAAACCTTAAAAAAATGAGAAGGCCTTGGCCAGAAGTAATACGGGATACCTTCGCCACTTTTCTGCCTCGCTTCATAATCAAGGCGCTTAAGCTCATCAAACTCTATCCTATCAATTTCTTCCGGGGTTGTTTTGAGGACAGCGCGCCATTCCTTCTCGTAGTCCCAATGGCTTGATTTTGTGAGTAACACAGTCTTTACATCCGTATCGGTAACGCCAGATACGACTGGCATGGCAGTCGCATAAGCAACTTGTTCTAAAAACGAAACGCTTGCTTCGATTTCACTTTTCTTGTAGGCAACACAAAAACCTTGATGGGAATTGGTGTAATGAGACCACATAAGGGGATTGTCATAGGTTTCGGTAAAACAACCTATCCTATAGTTATGGTTAATTTCTGAAATCAATTTGCGATGACGTATAAAGGGCGGCACAGGCCTACCATGCATGGTGGCGGAAGCTCCAATGCCTGGTACATGTTTTCCAAAGCCCTCGAAGGGGTCATTGAAATAGCCCACATCATTTAAACAAAGTTCATTTTTTTCAATATTGTCAAAGGCGTGCTGAGAATTTGCATAATATTTATACAGTAAATCATCACTCCCAATCGGCGCTGCTGGCATATTTTACTCCTTGTTTAAATCGCCAAAGGTATTTTCAACACCTACTATACCCTGTTTCACCGTCTTAAAAAAGGTGCTTGGACTAAAAAGATTTTGGTTATTTATTAATAAAGATGAAATATATGAAATTATTATTGGTGTTTGGTAAAGCTTTGTAATACAATCCGTACAACTACACCATCTCCGCCCGCCCCACCTCCACCGAAACCGCTCCGTTATCCTCGCACACCCTTCCATACATCAGCAGCGGCGCCATGATCCAACGCGATGGTGACAGGCACCAGTTTGGCCTCCTGAATGAAAAAAGGGAACTACGAAATTTTGGTGACTGTCACCCAAAACGCATAGTCACCGCATAGCCGCTAGTTGGATTAATAATGGTAGTGAGCTAACGCCACCATTATTATCTATGGCTTTCATTTAATTTTTAATCCATTATTATATGCCAATTGTATATTATCCAAATTATAAAAATCATGTAGCACGAGATCTGTTAAAAGATAATTATCGTTTAAATTCTCATATATTTCTCTTATAACTTCTTTATCTATGGATTCATTTATAAAATCATTAAAAAATATTTCGGCGTTCTCTTTGTTAGAACACTTTAATAAAAATAATAATGGATTTAAACATTTTTTAGAGAAACTATTAAACTTAGTTCCGTTTGCCAACAAGTATCCAATAGCCTTTTCTTTATTATTAAATATTTCAAATACAGGCAATATATAATATTTTGTGCATTCTATTATTTCGTTAATAGTCTTTTCAGAAGCTGCTCCCGAAAGATTCCATTCGTTATGGTCCTTATAGGGCGACATAGCCTGAATAGAATTGTGGTACAGTAACCCATATCCATACTTCTGTCGTAGTTCTTTTGAGAAAATACATACCTGCGGCGAAAAGGACAGCAATTCATCATACGGGTTTTCAAAATGGTCTTGAAAATAGATACAAAAATAAAAATCCCTGTTAGGCGAGTACTTTCTCACCTCTTTTACGTGTCTGATTGGATTATCATTAAAAAATTCCCGGGCAACTTTGTTGCACCGGGACAAAAATAGTTCCGCTCTATCCATGTTACCCTTCAATCAAGTTGCCTTTTTATGTTGTTTATCCCATTCAAGGCAATTTATAATAGTTTGAAAATAGGCGGCTTTTTTTTCATTGCCACCCCCCCGTATGTTAGGATGATAAGCGTTAATCAATAATCTATCGTATGAGCTTTGTTTATCATCAGATATTGTTACTTGAAAGGAACCTTCAAACGGACCAAATTCCGCAGACTCATCTCTTGTTTTCAAATCATCGAACAAAGAGCGGACTCTGCTACAGTTGATAATAATGTCGGGTTTTAGTGCATTAATCTGCCGAATGAGTAGATCCTTGTCATTGTTGTAGAATTGCTCTATCTCGTTAGGGTTTGCACTTGAGCTGCCGGCGGTTTTCTTTACATTGATAACGGCGATTTCTTTGAATATATCTTTTATATCTTCTTCATCAGGAACATCGTTGTAATTTTTTTTATCAAAAAGAATGCCATAGGAAACTTTGGCTACAAGCCCATAGGTGTGTTTCCACCATGGCGCATTCGGGTAATCCCCCTTGGCAACTTCAAAAAGAAGATCCCTAAATTCGCATTTTTTCTTTTCATTTTCCGGCTGGTTCCCTTCTTTCAAAATCCACAATATTCGAATATCAGAATCAAAGTAGATATTATTATCATAACCCCAGCCAACAATGCCATCCACAATTACCTTGTCGGAATACCGTTTGGCAAATTCCGCATCAAGTTCTTTTAGTGTGTTTTCATCTACAACTTTGTTCATTTGTTTCTCCTTAATTTTGGGTAGCTTCAGTATAAACCCATTGGTCTATCATACAATGCTATACCAATATTATATTCAAACTTTACATTATCTCCCATAGTAGTGTCTTTCAGGGCGTGGATCAATAGCTCCGGTACCTGTCATCGCTTTATACCTCACACCCCCACCACCTTTCCCACCTCCACCGAAACCGCCCCGTTATCCTCACACACCCTTCCATACACCAGTAGCGGCGCCTGGTCAAACAGCAGCCGCCCATACCGCTCATACACCCCAGGAAAAATCACCGTCTCATACAGCGCCGTCTCATCCTCAAAGGTCAGAAAACTCATAGCAAGCCCGTCCTTAGTCCAGACCTCTTTCTGGGTAACCGGCCACCCCAGAAGACAAACATGCTGCCCCACATATTCGCCGACATACCGTCCCTTAACCCGCCGCAAACCCCTAATCTTATCCTTCCACAGCGCAAGCGGATGGAGCCGCCGCAAAAACCCCAGCGCCCGGTATTCCTCCCATAACTCATCATCACTCGTTTTCTGCTTCACCGGCGCAGGAGCCAGTACAGCCCCCCCGCCAAAGCGATAAACCGGGACTACCTCCGCAGTAAATAATTCATCCTGCCCCTTACGGCCCGCCACGGTATGGGCCTTCAACAATTCCCGCGCCTGCAGCGCCCTGGGCAAGCTCCCGGAAATGCCGTCAAACACCCCCGCAGGGCAGAGCGCAATCACATCATCCCGCCCCAGCCGTACCCGCCGCAGAAAATCTGACAGCGATCGGAACTCCCCGCCCTTCTCTCGCTCCGCAACAATCGCCACCCCTCCGGAAGTAGACAGCCCCTTTACCGCCATCAGCCCCACAATAACCCGCTTCCCCATGCCGTAGTACCGCCACCGGCTTGCATTCACATCAGGCCCTTCCACATGTAGCCCCATACGGCGGCACTCAGCAATATATGCATGGGGCCGGTAATACCCCCCTCGGTTACTCAATACCGCCGCCATGAATGCGGCCGGATGGTGGACCCGCAGATACGCAGATTGGAAAGAAACCATCGCATAGGAAGCCGAATGGGGCTTACAAAAGCTATACCCGTCAAAAGACAGCATCATTTCCCAAATCTTCTGTATCACCTCATCAGCAACACCGTTCTTCCTGCACCCCTCAAAAAACTGCTTTTCATAAACAGCCAGCTTAACCCCCGCCTTCTTTGCAATAACCTTCCGCAGCTTATCCGCCTCAACTTCGTCAAACCCCGCCAGCGCAACCGCAGTTTTACTCACATCCTCTTGGTAACAAAGTATCCCGTAGGTCTCATCCAGAATATACGCCAGCCGTGGATGAAGCGGCGCCCATTCCCCGCCCTTGAGCCGTCTGACATACTCGTTAATAAACTTATTTGCCGCAGGCCGGATAATGGACGAATGAATCACAATATGGGCAAAATCCCCCGCCCCGGTCTTTTTTTGTAATTGCCGCATAGCCGGAGACTCAATGTAGAACACCCCCATAGAATCCCCCCGCGCCAGGGCCGCCACCGTAGGCCCATCCTCAATAGGCCGCCAGGTATCCTGGTCAATGACAATCCCCTGCTCCTCCAAATTTGCCAAAGCATCCCGGATCACCGCCAAAGAGCGATTCCCCAACAGATCAATTTTCACAAACCCGGCCGCTTCCGTTCCGTCCTTTTCCCAACTTAAAAGGGGGTATCCATCCAAAGAATTTTCTATCGGTACATACTGGTCTATCCGTTCCGGCGTAATTACCAATCCCCCGCAGTGCATGGATAAGCCACGGGGCAGCCATTCAATTTTTTTTGCAGTGTCAAGAATTTCCAACCAGAGCGGATCACTAACACCCGACTTATCTCCAAAATGAAACAAATGTTTTTCAATTTGCGAAATCTCAGCGTCCCCAAACCCATAGGCCTTTGCCGCTTCTCGAAACGCCGACCGGGGCCTGAACATATTGTGATTGGCGACACGGGCGCAGTGTTCAGGGCCAAACCGTTCTATCACCCGCTTAATCAGATCGTCCCGTTCGTCCCAGGCAAAGTCTACGTCAATATCCGGGGGGTCAGGTCGTGCAGGGTTAAGGAACCGCTCAAAATAC encodes:
- a CDS encoding DUF2971 domain-containing protein, whose protein sequence is MPAAPIGSDDLLYKYYANSQHAFDNIEKNELCLNDVGYFNDPFEGFGKHVPGIGASATMHGRPVPPFIRHRKLISEINHNYRIGCFTETYDNPLMWSHYTNSHQGFCVAYKKSEIEASVSFLEQVAYATAMPVVSGVTDTDVKTVLLTKSSHWDYEKEWRAVLKTTPEEIDRIEFDELKRLDYEARQKSGEGIPYYFWPRPSHFFKVSKRYFIHCKPVKFYFGLRMLTVNWMHLMDIVPGIEYFNMRQKLDSYDIEPIPQSPGWGSTGATPGKAPGTV
- a CDS encoding DUF4304 domain-containing protein, which produces MDRAELFLSRCNKVAREFFNDNPIRHVKEVRKYSPNRDFYFCIYFQDHFENPYDELLSFSPQVCIFSKELRQKYGYGLLYHNSIQAMSPYKDHNEWNLSGAASEKTINEIIECTKYYILPVFEIFNNKEKAIGYLLANGTKFNSFSKKCLNPLLFLLKCSNKENAEIFFNDFINESIDKEVIREIYENLNDNYLLTDLVLHDFYNLDNIQLAYNNGLKIK
- the dnaE gene encoding DNA polymerase III subunit alpha: MLERLGLCSAYSLLYGVRRPEDMIRAVKTYGIDTVSFTDRDNLYGLPVILEKSKEMGVRPIIGACLTVPDKGLVYCFVRDRRGYSRLCELLTMRNRDTENYKPVSLLRQDSDGLILASSDEIILEALAGRAKALYGAITPDSLGAIGPSRRLGIPLAFLDTALFLGKEDFPVHRALRAIGLGKTVGNLSEGDTVKKDSHLLLSASALAGQLRSWPEAVKGTKEISAACVYHELFEDWIFPGYATGTSPGDELYKRVITGAEKRYGELGDAELGRIEYELGIINSKGFAPYFLVMDDIVKMVSRTCGRGSGAASIVSYSLGITNVDPLANKLYFERFLNPARPDPPDIDVDFAWDERDDLIKRVIERFGPEHCARVANHNMFRPRSAFREAAKAYGFGDAEISQIEKHLFHFGDKSGVSDPLWLEILDTAKKIEWLPRGLSMHCGGLVITPERIDQYVPIENSLDGYPLLSWEKDGTEAAGFVKIDLLGNRSLAVIRDALANLEEQGIVIDQDTWRPIEDGPTVAALARGDSMGVFYIESPAMRQLQKKTGAGDFAHIVIHSSIIRPAANKFINEYVRRLKGGEWAPLHPRLAYILDETYGILCYQEDVSKTAVALAGFDEVEADKLRKVIAKKAGVKLAVYEKQFFEGCRKNGVADEVIQKIWEMMLSFDGYSFCKPHSASYAMVSFQSAYLRVHHPAAFMAAVLSNRGGYYRPHAYIAECRRMGLHVEGPDVNASRWRYYGMGKRVIVGLMAVKGLSTSGGVAIVAEREKGGEFRSLSDFLRRVRLGRDDVIALCPAGVFDGISGSLPRALQARELLKAHTVAGRKGQDELFTAEVVPVYRFGGGAVLAPAPVKQKTSDDELWEEYRALGFLRRLHPLALWKDKIRGLRRVKGRYVGEYVGQHVCLLGWPVTQKEVWTKDGLAMSFLTFEDETALYETVIFPGVYERYGRLLFDQAPLLVYGRVCEDNGAVSVEVGKVVGV